The window AGGCCAATCCAGTCAAGCCTGTCTTCCTCACCGCCGTTCTCATCTTTGAGGTGGGTTCAGCCATATGCGGTGCAGCGCCAAGCTCCAATGCTTTCATCGTTGGGAGGGCGATTGCAGGGGCTGGGGGCGCAGGTATCACCAATGGCCTCATTTCGATCGTAATGTCCATCGTTCCACTAGAGAAGCGAGCCACGATTCAGGCCGCGCTTGGTGCCGTGTTTGGTGTGGCATCTGCATTGGGCCCTCTGCTGGGCGGAGCTTTTACCACCAACGTCTCTTGGCGCTGGTGCTTCTACATTAATCTTCCGTTCGCTGTCGTCGCCGTCCTTCCGGTCATTTTCCTTCTCGATGGTAAGAACACGGCTGACAAGGGCAAGACGATGCTTCCATTCAAACAGCAAGTTCGGCAAATCGATCCAATCGGAGTCATCTTGGTGCTCGGCAGTGTCATCTCGTTggtgcttgcgctgcagTTTGGTGGCAAAGCCTCGTCCACAACCACACTCAACTCTTGGAACACGCCTCGGGTGATTGCGCTTTTGGTAGTATTTGCCGTGACTTTGCTTGCCTTTCTTGGATGGCAAGTGTACATGCAGGACCGTGCCCTCTTGCCTCCTAAGGTATTTGTCGAAAGGTCGGTACTTGGGTCCTTCTGGTACATGTGGTTTATCGCCGCATCAATGACGGTCGTTTTCTATTATGTTCCCGTCTGGTTTCAAGTCGTGCGAGGTCAAACACCCATCAAGAGTAGTTACAGTacgctcgcctcgatcaCACCCTTTTGCGTGTCGAGCATCATTGGTGGCATTATCACCAAAAAGACAGGATACTATGCACCACCGATGCTCGTACCGCCCATCGTGGGCTCGATTGGTGCGGGACTGATCACTACATGGTCGTCGACAACGTCTGAGGCAAAATGGGCTGGATATCAAGTACTTTACGGTCTCGGCATGGGAATCGGTTTCACCGGAACTTCGCTCGCGGTGCAGGCCGCACTCGCACCGCAAGACGTTCCGCTCGGCATTGCTGCCGTGTTTTTTGCGCGCGAAATGGGCAGTGCCATCTTTGTTGCCGCGGCAGAGAATCTGCTCTCCGCTCGGCTGGTCAAGGGCCTCGCACAAATCCCGGAGCTGcatggacgagctgcgcagctgGCACAGGCTGGCGCTTCGGAGATCCGACATGCCGTCCAAGGCTCGGGTGCACAGGTGCTTGAGCAGGTGATCAACGCCTTCGATGCTGCCCTACGCAACGTATGGTACTTGACGCTGGGGCTGACAGTAGTGACGATTCTACCCCTCTTCTTAATTGAATGGCTCAACCTCAACACggtggccaagcagcgctcCGAGGAAGCCCAGGCTGCCCAGAAGGAAGTCGCAAAGGTCGAGGAAGCCTGAATGCCTGTTTTCCTGTCAGCACCGTTGAACTGTAGATGCACCATTCTGCCCTTGTCATAGTCCGGAAGTGTTCTAAGCCATGTTTAAGGCTTCGTACCATAAGAGTATACGCAGGTGTTGGCACAATCTAAAGCTGCCGCGTGCCACGAAGTTTGTTGGCGGATCCATCTGATGAAGCACCGGCCAAGGTCCATTGCCCCTGCATCTGCTTGAGAAAGCGATGGCCTTGCATGAGGAGACCTTTGATCTGTTCGAGATCGGTCTCGTGTCGGAAGCGATGGACATCGTCACGGAAGAATTGAATCGTCTCCCATCGAGCTTCCGGATGTGGAATGTCTCTTGTGGCGCGAACGTATTTGCGATACAGGGAGAGCGTTCGCGATCGCATGAGAAAATGCTCTAGGGTGAGGTGGCTCGACCGGAGGTCAGCCCGAGCGTTCCTGGACAAAGTGGCGATCATGATTCGAAGTTCAGATGATCCGGACGTAGAGAGATCGTCCCAGGTCGTCAGCGAATGCTTGCGTGATGGCGGGACTTTGATTGAATCGAGTCTATAAGTTCATCATGAtgccgccttcttctttaatcgtgaatactcTTGCCACCACCAAAGTCCGACATCCGAGAAACTTGGCTCCACCTGAGATTTCAGGTCACGAGTAACTTACGTAGTTATTTCACGTTTCCATCGACGTCGGTGTTCAAGTTTGCCTGCACGCAGTATTGTGGATCGTCGAATCCACGAGGTTGACAAAGAGCATTCTGGCCACACATCTGGACTTTGAGCGTAGAGTCAAACTCCCCGGCCATCCTGACCACTCAAGGCGGTCTGGCTACGAAGCAAATCCCTGAAAACCAGGTGCCTCTCTCTGCTGCGTAATGCTTGTTCCCACGTCGCTGTTCAACGGAACCATGTCTACAGACTCTCCTGTGATCTGACTGATACTTTTGTAGATCGTGGATACTCCTGTGCGCGTTTGTATAAACAGTGCCAACAGCCGCCTTGACACAAGACTGGACACCGCTGAAACAAATCAAGCGAAGACACAAACGCGTCTGTGTCAAaccaatcatgaataaCTAACTAGTGGTGAACATACAGTACAATCATGAATAAAATCAAACAAGGAATGCTGGTCACAAAAGTCACCTGTAATATGTGATGTCACCGTGTCGCGTGCAGCGATGCGCAACACAGCCTCCAAAAGAAAGAGAGTGTGTGTGATGCTTGGCAGAATATCACATACCACACATCTTCCAGGCTCGTTCTCTCCTCTCTCTGTGTCTCTTCTCACTTGCATTTTCGGCGTAAGCGCTGGATTAAAGTATACTAACTCGTGACAGTAACAAGTCGAGTTGCATGCAACAGCAGAAGGTAGGTAGGTAGGACGCAATCCTAGCTCAAACAatccaagctcgaacaCCATTGTCACATTCGATGTGATCGcagccaaaaaaaaaaaaaacttATTGCTCTGGACCCACCAGCCGCTATGAGCGACTCAGCTGCTAACTTTGGTCATCAATTACCGGACCAACTGCCGACCATCGCTGCAGCTCTCTCGGCGCAGCTGGCTTTGGAGAACGATGTAGCCTCTTTTCTAGCGGAGCGCGCCGCTCTCGAACGCGAATATGCCGCCAAACTTCAATCACTCATCCGCAAGTATCGCGACAAGAAAGCCAAGAAGGACCAGGACATCTCGGTCGGTCCTACACCAACCATCGAATGGAAGCATACCCAATCCACTCTAGGAACTCACATCACAAATATTTACTCAGTCAACGATGCTACTGCCGCCGACCACAGCAACCTCGCTTCCGTACTCGATCAACTCTCGAACAAGATGAACACGAGCACCAAGTCGCGCGAGGAGCTTCGCCGCAAACACACCGTCTATGCCAGCAAGCTCCTCTCGGACCGCGAAAGAATGTATtcggacaaggacaaggcaAAGTCGAAGTACGATGAGCTCTGTCGAGAGCTTGACTCACAAAGACAGAAACGTGAAAAGGCAGCTGCAGGAGACCGACATGCGGATCGTGCTGCCAAGGCCTTCCAATctgccgagatggacatGTGGAATGGCAAGAACAGCTATCTCATTCAGATTGCCGTCTCCAACCGTGCTAAAGAGCGTTTCTACCGCACCGATTTACCTGCTGTACAGAACAGCTTGCAATCTCTATGGGTGCTGTCAACTCGTCATTTCGTCGCGTGTACCTCTCAAGCGCAGGCCGCTGTAGCTGCCCACCACGAATCGGTAGCCAAGAAGCATCGTGACTTGGAAGCGAAAGCAGCACATGTCGACCCTACACAAGATCAGAtgctcttcgtcgagcacaaCCAACAACGATGGCAAGAACCCAGTGGATGGTCATTCGAGCCGTGCGTCGGGTTCTTTGATACATCTGAAATGTCGACAGAACCTTCTGCTGTCACATTCTTGCAGAATCGACTGATGCGTTGCAGGAGCCGCATCGCCGAACTCGAGCCTCTGCTTATAGCAAAGGCAAAGGAGGTCGACGGGCTCCACAACCTGTGCGATGCCTACCAGAAGCAACCAGACCTTGGCAATCCAGATGAGGTGATGGACAATCTCTTTGAAGCCACACGCACACTTTACGGATTTGAAATCGAGCTGCACGATTTGGAGGCCGAAGTGGACACTATTATCGCCAACATCGGCGAAAATCAAGGGCAAGCACGGCCGCATCGCTTCAAGCCAGCTTCATTCGGCATTCCCACCACGTGCCACTTTTGCCGAGACAAGATTTGGGGACTTTCCAAACAGGGCTCGGTATGTAAGCCATGCGGCTACACAGTGCATCAAAAGTGCGAGATGAAGGTGCCAGCAGAGTGCAAAGCGGCTCCAGGTGGCGGAGTGGCGGCAGGCACCGACTCTCCACGTGCTTCTGTTtcgttgagcagatcgaatCGCTCTAGTGCCATATTCGATGGAAAGCTGGACAGGAGCGCCAGCACGGAAGGAGCATCAGCCTCATCAAAGCTTTCTTCGGCTCTGACAGGATCGGACAGCAGCACACAAAGTCCCGTCGGCAAAGTCATATACGATTTCGAGGCGTCTAGTCCATTCGAACTGAGCGTAATCGAGGGCGAGCAGGTCGAATTGCTCGAGGACGACGTCGAAGGCACGGGCTGGATCCAGGTTCGTGCAGGCGCAGGCAGAGAAGGTCTTGTGCCTACATCATATTGCGAGTTTGAAAATGCCGCCACTGGGGCAATGGCGGCATTGCAGGACGTTGGATACAAAGGCGGCCAGGGATCAACAGTGGCAGCTCAAGGATGTGGTCGATTCGTCAAGGCGCTGTACGAATATGCGGCACAAGGGGACGACGAGCACTCACTCGCGACCAACGAGCAACTCGAGCTATCTGCCGTCGGGATGAGCTATGCAGATGGATGGTGTCAAGTCGTCAAAGATGGCCGCACGGGGATCGTGCCGTCCAACTACGTAGAGCAGGTCTAGTGGTGCATCAACTAGGTTTGCAATCCACATCATCGCGTCCTCGCTCACGCCGAAgactcgtcgagcaagacgtACTCtcttgtgcttgcgccAAATGTGAGCGTATCCCCTGTCCTGAGCTGGTAGTATCTGGAGGTGGGAATCTCTTTGTCGTTGACATATGAACCGTTAATCGACTCCAGGTCGATCAAGTAGGGTtggatgcgcttcttcttgtctcCAAAATCGTTGGTTGTGATGGTCTGACGAAACTGCAGAACGGCGTGTTGTTTGGAGCACGACTCGTGGTCAAGTGGTATGTCGACAACAGTTCGATCGCGTCCAAGCAGATAAGCAGACTGAGCACCAAGATGGAGCACATGTTGCTCCTTACCGTCTTTGAAGCAATACAGGCGCCACGCAGTTTTGGGCTTGTGTGCTTCTGGCGGTTCATGGTACTTGAGCACGATTCCATTGTGCGTGTTGGATTCAGCCGCAAGCAGTCCCGAGGGAGCAAAGTTAGGAGCGTCGTTCTCTGCATCTTCTTCTGCAAATGGCTCTGTGGTCGCAGGGACAGGTGGCGAAGATGGGCGTGGCGGTATGCGATCGCTTGAGCTAGTCGCTTGTGGCAACGGTGatcgcattcgtgatgaaGAATGTCGGTGTTTACGCTCGTCGCGATCGCGAACGGAGTCTCTTGAATCCCTAGTCTGATGACAGGGTGAAGTGCGGTGGCTGCGCGCTTGGTGGGTGTTTTGTGGGTCCATGGAGCTCCCTGCTTTGTATGAAGAACGCCGTTCGCTGTCGTCAGGTTGTGGTCGACGCCTCTTGCTGTCTCTGCCTTGGTCTGTGCGGTGTCGATGTGAGCTGGACCCCAACTGTGGACTGTCCCCTTCAGCTTCTCTATGCCTGCTTGACTTGTGACCATGCCTGTTCTCACGTGCAACTCTATCGCGGTCTTGCCTGTGTGAATGTGACTTTCTCTCTCGACGCTCATAGCTATGACGGTCCCTGTCTCGTCTGCTGCTATGTGACGGACTTGATTCGCGAAGCGGCGATGAGGACCTCCTGTCTTTTCGGCAAGACTCTTCGCCCTTCGAGCTGGTTGCCTGCATCCTCGACTCGGACATGATGATGTTGATATCGAGCACGTTGATGGGATCGATCCTAGAATATCAATCGAGCCACCGTCAATTTCGAGCGCTAAGTGGAGTTGTCCGAGTCCCGAATCACAAGAATTAGGCTCGTGCTCTGTGAGATCTCTCGCGAAACCCAGATGAAGGAAAAAAATCGGAAGATCGCGGAAGAAGTGGGGTTCGCATGGTCTAACATTGTCGCATTCCTCACAGTTTCGGCTGGAAACGGCAGGGACAATCACGAGAAATGCGCGACGAGTATTCAGTTGTCCAAAATTATGTCAGCTTGAAAGTTGGAAACGGCGGAAGAAAATTCGTCAGGAGGGCGTTGCGGCTAGGGTGAAGAACGGAGACAATTTCGGCTTTGAAATTGGCTCGACTCTGATTGGATCATGACGCACTGCTGGTCCACAACCGTGTCGAAGGTGCCGTCTTTACTACAGGTCCGCTGGAAGCAAAATGGAAAAAGCCGCTGGAGCCCGACTACAGAGCCGCCGTGTTTTGGTAATCAGTCGGCAAATAGGTCAGCACAGCGCAGCGTGACAGGTTCTTGCAATTTACAGCACAGCTCGTCCGTCTACGACTTTGCACACCACAAAGTGTGCGGGGAGCAAAGGAGCCGATCTTGGTCGCGCGCAAAGCGAGTCTTGAACCTGAGAGTGTGCGTGTCTTCTGACGCTTGCCCTTCTGTACTTTGCTGTGACACTACCACCACATCTGTCTTGGCTTTTTGTTCATACATCCACACCGACCATGTCGCTATTCAACGTCAGCAACGGTCTTCGTACCGCTCTCCGACCTTCTGTTGCCAGCTCTTCGCGCGTTGCTGCCTTTTCCACAACCGCCGCTGCCCGTCTCGCCACACCCACCTCTGACAACGTTGGCAGTTCGGGCAAGCCTCAGCACTTGAAGCAGTTCAAGATCTACCGATGGAACCCTGACAAGCCCTCGGAGAAGCCTCGTCTGCAGTCGTACACACTGGACCTCAACCAGACCGGTCCAATGGTTCTCGACGCGCTCATCAAAATCAAGAACGAAATTGACCCTACGCTCACCTTCCGTCGCTCGTGCCGTGAGGGTATCTGCGGTTCGTGCGCTATGAATATTGACGGTGTCAACACCCTCGCCTGCCTCTGCCGgatcgacaagcagaaTGACACCAAGATCTACCCCTTGCCGCACATGTACATTGTCAAGGACCTCGTGCCAGACTTGACCCAGTTCTACAAGCAGTACCGATCCATCGAGCCTTTCCTCAAGTCCAACAACACCCCTTCTGAGGGTGAACATCTTCAGTCGCCCGAGGAGCGTCGTCGACTCGACGGTCTGTACGAGTGCATTCTGTGCGCGTGCTGCTCCACATCCTGCCCCTCTTACTGGTGGAATCAGGACGAGTACCTTGGCCCCGCCGTGCTCATGCAGGCGTACCGATGGATGGCCGACTCGCGTGACGACTTTGGTGAGGAGCGAAGACAGAAGCTCGAGAACACCTTTTCGCTCTACCGATGCCACACCATCATGAACTGCTCCAGGACCTGCCCCAAGAACCTCAACCCTGGTAAGGCAATTGCACagatcaagaaggacaTGGCCGTCGGCGCACCCAAGGCTTCCGAGCGCCCTATCATGGCTTCGTCGTAATCTTGATATATCATATCGTTCTTTCCTCAGCACTTCTTTTGTCAATTTCAAAAGTATCTAATTGCATTCAACTCCGCTTGTGGTTTGTTGTTCAGTGAGAGTGGAAACGCTACGGGCAAGATGAGGGCAGTGTTCTGGCGACGGAAAAGTGTGCAAGTGTCTGGCCTGCGTCCTCGCTGGTTCCAGCAGCCGATGCAGGACGTGTACCTAGCGATTTCTTCGACAGCCTATTGTGGCAGCCGCGATTCGCCACAATCGTACGAAAGCGAGACGAGTTGAGCGAAGATCCGCGGTGCTGTCCCGGAACCGTGGCTTGGAGAGCGTCAGCACAACGCGCTCCCAAGAGAACTCGCAATCGTCACTTACAGAGACGTTACAACGCACTCGTCCACATCGGCCTCTTCCGGCCAGCCTCGAAGCCAGGCATGCCACAAAAccagcttcttggccgaaTGAGGCTGTCGTCCTTGACATCCTACCAGAGCGGCACCAACATTCGCCCCGATAGAGCTGCAGGTTTATCACAGGTGAAAGCACAAATCTTCGACTCACTCGACACTCGACACTCGCAAGACGGGGTCCGCCTCTACCAAAAAACCGATGACAATGCTGACGGAAGGTCTCTATGAGATTGCAAGGCTTGTTGCGGCGACAGCGGTAGGAGCAGTTGAGGAAGTCGGCTCAGGCGGAGCAGCCCGGTACCTTTGCTTCAACTTGCACTCATTGGGCCATCTCTGACCTTCGGTGATCCAAACAAAGAGGCGGTACGCCATGAAATCACGCCAAATTATCCTCCAAGCCCTCAAAATAGGCGAAGGGATGAGCCAATTGACAAGCCAGTATTGCCTGTGGTTGTAGGCCACTTTGACCGCCGGGTTGATCAAGATCGTAGGGCGTGAAGGATAGGTCGCCCGATGGATGTCGTACGATGTCAACTGACATTCCGGAGACAGGCATGCTTGCTTCGGAAGCTCGGAATTTGAGCGCCAGTTGAAGCAGGCCGTCTTCATCCACACTCTCCAAGGCGGAAGAGCGAGGCGCAGAGCCATTGTTGGAGGGGTAGAACCATTTGGCATCGAAAGCGCTGATGCCGTTCCAGCACGAATTGACCTCGAAGGGCTTGCCGTGACGCATGGCATCGACATCCTTGCCACTCTTCAAGTAGGGCCATTGTCTCTTCAAAGTGTCACCATGTGTGTCTCGTGTCAGCCAGGTATCGTAGAATCCGTTGCCGATAAAGTCCATGGCACAGGCCTGATCGTAGTGACCGTTATTAGTGCGCAAAAGGTTGAGCGCATCCTGCGTAGTAAAGACAATGCCGTTGATCCAAAGCACATGGGTGAATTGGACAGAGGCCTTGACGAGCGGCTGCATGGCCGTGTTGCGTACATTGGCGAGAAAGTCGACTCTGTCCGACACGGCCGACAGCTTGCCCTTGCGGGTGGCTCGATCATCCAAGAGAATGCGACGGCTGACGTTGATTTGATGGAGATCTCGGTCAAGTTGTGCAAGCATGCTTTTTGTGCAATCGGTGGAGTGAGACTCGTAAATTGAGACAAAGACATTCTCTGTACCAAGCGTGTGGATGAAGTTGTTGAGCGAAGATGTGTAGGTAGGCAGGATATATTCGTTGTTGTACAGGTTGGAGACGATGAAAACTTTCATTGGACGCGCCGAAGTAGAGTTAGCTGAGGGTGGGACATTGACGAATGACCCAATTTGATCCCCATGGATCTTGGTACCCGAGGGGAAGGTGGGTTGGAAAGCAATCGACTCTACAAGAGCAAAGTACCACAAGACTGCACCGACGCAGTGAGCTTTTTCTAGCCATGGATTTGAGGCGAACGCTTCGGTAGGATCTGCGATGTGTGGTGGTAGTAGTGTCACCAGCTGCGATGCTCGGAACAGAAGCGGAGGGCCGATTGGCGAAGTcggagaaggaggagaggGACTGCTCGGAAAGTGGTGTCGTGGAAGGAGAAAACTCGGGCAGCTGAAGTAGGTGCTTATCCGAGCGCGGACTGGCAATGtagagcgagagcgagaggatGGGCCAAGCAACGACCAGCAGTGCTAGGTCAAGGAAGAGGGTGGTGAAAGTGTTGAAATGAATGCATGCTGCGATGAAGGAAACCGCGGTGATGACCAAAttggcgacgagcaagacgaacAACCATGTCCTGCAGAGCGATGGCTTGGATGTTGTAGCAGCATCGGTGTATGTAGGCTGACCCCATGTCTGGTTGATGAATGGCAGGTAGCAAGACAGGCGCGGCAATCTCAATCCAAATACGCGCCATGTGAcagagcgagatggagagAGTTGCGACTGCCAAAGAGGTTATAGATCTGGCTTATATATGCTGGAAGGGCGAAATGAGTGCAACTCGTGCTGTGAGTGTTCGGCAACATCAAAGTACGCAACATTATCTTGGTACTCTTGCTGAGGAAGCTTGAATGGTGATTGGAGCGCGTCTGCGACAGCTCGAGGACAGAGAGACATCGAAGCCAAACTGGATAAGCAGATGCAAAGAATGGATCGTAGCTACCTGttggcaagaagaaagtGTCACAGAGGGATCCACAGCATCGCAACAATCAAGACCAGGCTACACTGGTAGGCAAGATGAGTGGTGAAGGTGGTGAAGGTAGCAGAGCGGCTAACTTAGGGCTaaatcaatcacgaatcagtGAATAACGCCATTTCAACACGTGATTGGCATCCAGCGAGGGTTTAGCTCTCTCGAGAGCTCattgactcgtgactggcaaGCGGGGGAGTtcggtgcagctgctggcaGCTGGAACTGCGAATGAATTTGACAGCGCGAGGTGACTTCATCGAGGAGCGCAGTGTTGTTcttgacaatcacgaaccgCTGAcaagcttcttggcagTAGTCTTCTGTCCCCACAACGCCGCTTTATTATTAATAATATCAACAAAACAAAGAGGAGAAGATCAACGTGTATTCGGAAatcgattcgtgatttcgaTTCGGACGTGCTAAACCAGCAGCTAAGCCTTTTTTATTTCTATATCTAAATATTAATACTTTGTATTGAATCGTGTCTCGATGATGAATACAGTATCGTCTTTCACCTTTAAAAAGACGATGTAACAGTAATAGATACTGCACGTGGCTATTGGACGTGGAACacccactcgtgactcatgGAACACGGGACACGGACTCAAAGTggaggctgcagctggctcCAAAGGCGACGCGCCTCACGATCGGTGCGACACGCCCAACATAGGTAAGCATGCATCTGAACTGGGCCTGAACCCAATTCAATCGTCCCACCGCCGCACTACCACACGTGTGTGTCGCCATCCATCCTCAACATTGCTTTGCTCTAAGATTCAAGATCCTGGAGTCGTTCTCACGGATTGGGAGGGAAGACCGCCAATTAGAGTCTCAACACAAACGACGAGGCGATGAGACAGGGCAGAGCGGTCGTGAATCGAGGCATGTATCGCGACGGCGTACCAGGGTTATGCAGGGtgttgctgcgctgcgagcCCGTCAATCGTACCCTGAACTAGGCGCTACTGCACTCGTGACCCTCGAATCCTAGTCGACCGGACTTCcacttgctcttgctcttttCCTGATTTTCCTCCCTCAGCTGCCGTGTGTCGATCTCAGCCTTGACCCTCGCTTAAC of the Mycosarcoma maydis chromosome 2, whole genome shotgun sequence genome contains:
- a CDS encoding putative aflatoxin efflux pump AFLT; amino-acid sequence: MTTYGPEKQQSFAAGRSSSTSSQAGTKEPISTPLVDVSADESLSRLKIHLILINTGMLMFLVALDKTIIGVAIPAISNEFRSLGDVGWYGSAYMASTAAMQLVWGRIYKANPVKPVFLTAVLIFEVGSAICGAAPSSNAFIVGRAIAGAGGAGITNGLISIVMSIVPLEKRATIQAALGAVFGVASALGPLLGGAFTTNVSWRWCFYINLPFAVVAVLPVIFLLDGKNTADKGKTMLPFKQQVRQIDPIGVILVLGSVISLVLALQFGGKASSTTTLNSWNTPRVIALLVVFAVTLLAFLGWQVYMQDRALLPPKVFVERSVLGSFWYMWFIAASMTVVFYYVPVWFQVVRGQTPIKSSYSTLASITPFCVSSIIGGIITKKTGYYAPPMLVPPIVGSIGAGLITTWSSTTSEAKWAGYQVLYGLGMGIGFTGTSLAVQAALAPQDVPLGIAAVFFAREMGSAIFVAAAENLLSARLVKGLAQIPELHGRAAQLAQAGASEIRHAVQGSGAQVLEQVINAFDAALRNVWYLTLGLTVVTILPLFLIEWLNLNTVAKQRSEEAQAAQKEVAKVEEA
- a CDS encoding uncharacterized protein (related to BZZ1 - Myo3/5p-Bee1p-Vrp1p actin assembly complex component) yields the protein MSDSAANFGHQLPDQLPTIAAALSAQLALENDVASFLAERAALEREYAAKLQSLIRKYRDKKAKKDQDISVGPTPTIEWKHTQSTLGTHITNIYSVNDATAADHSNLASVLDQLSNKMNTSTKSREELRRKHTVYASKLLSDRERMYSDKDKAKSKYDELCRELDSQRQKREKAAAGDRHADRAAKAFQSAEMDMWNGKNSYLIQIAVSNRAKERFYRTDLPAVQNSLQSLWVLSTRHFVACTSQAQAAVAAHHESVAKKHRDLEAKAAHVDPTQDQMLFVEHNQQRWQEPSGWSFEPCVGFFDTSEMSTEPSAVTFLQNRLMRCRSRIAELEPLLIAKAKEVDGLHNLCDAYQKQPDLGNPDEVMDNLFEATRTLYGFEIELHDLEAEVDTIIANIGENQGQARPHRFKPASFGIPTTCHFCRDKIWGLSKQGSVCKPCGYTVHQKCEMKVPAECKAAPGGGVAAGTDSPRASVSLSRSNRSSAIFDGKLDRSASTEGASASSKLSSALTGSDSSTQSPVGKVIYDFEASSPFELSVIEGEQVELLEDDVEGTGWIQVRAGAGREGLVPTSYCEFENAATGAMAALQDVGYKGGQGSTVAAQGCGRFVKALYEYAAQGDDEHSLATNEQLELSAVGMSYADGWCQVVKDGRTGIVPSNYVEQV
- a CDS encoding uncharacterized protein (related to Smad nuclear interacting protein 1); translation: MQATSSKGEESCRKDRRSSSPLRESSPSHSSRRDRDRHSYERRERKSHSHRQDRDRVARENRHGHKSSRHREAEGDSPQLGSSSHRHRTDQGRDSKRRRPQPDDSERRSSYKAGSSMDPQNTHQARSHRTSPCHQTRDSRDSVRDRDERKHRHSSSRMRSPLPQATSSSDRIPPRPSSPPVPATTEPFAEEDAENDAPNFAPSGLLAAESNTHNGIVLKYHEPPEAHKPKTAWRLYCFKDGKEQHVLHLGAQSAYLLGRDRTVVDIPLDHESCSKQHAVLQFRQTITTNDFGDKKKRIQPYLIDLESINGSYVNDKEIPTSRYYQLRTGDTLTFGASTREYVLLDESSA
- a CDS encoding succinate dehydrogenase iron-sulfur protein subunit SDH2 gives rise to the protein MSLFNVSNGLRTALRPSVASSSRVAAFSTTAAARLATPTSDNVGSSGKPQHLKQFKIYRWNPDKPSEKPRLQSYTLDLNQTGPMVLDALIKIKNEIDPTLTFRRSCREGICGSCAMNIDGVNTLACLCRIDKQNDTKIYPLPHMYIVKDLVPDLTQFYKQYRSIEPFLKSNNTPSEGEHLQSPEERRRLDGLYECILCACCSTSCPSYWWNQDEYLGPAVLMQAYRWMADSRDDFGEERRQKLENTFSLYRCHTIMNCSRTCPKNLNPGKAIAQIKKDMAVGAPKASERPIMASS